A section of the Agarivorans litoreus genome encodes:
- a CDS encoding HlyD family type I secretion periplasmic adaptor subunit, translating to MEQRQLAKRVWPEHEFTDAIEAPAERKLIRRITWFIAVSVLGMLLWSIFTTVEEIAKAKGQVVPLGHRQVIQSQLGGTLASVSVEEGDVVKQGDILANFVAIDSQSLEEELSSKQANLELRIERYNAFVEQRAADFSAFESEYPKLVQQHQSALKRMNNELEATSALTESEIAKAKAELTAVENEVPALSDQIAASRKTINMMKSPGGIQVVSKLQVLEAQQKLDSYVRELKSLEGKEQVLSKTLTNLNKQLEQKNAALFNQVGEKRAEAQAELLGIEARLKSSGSQVSQTTVLAPVDGIVQSIPTTSSGSVIAPGGTVAVIVPTTKEALIEAKLSPRDIGFVTEGQAARVKIDAFDYSRYGALDGIVQRISPSTDTDEKGGVFYKVKISIEKPYFNDDPERFGLIPGMTGEVDIVTGDKTVFQYLWKPVFTNITTAFGER from the coding sequence ATGGAACAACGTCAATTGGCTAAGCGAGTTTGGCCAGAGCATGAGTTTACTGATGCTATTGAAGCCCCAGCTGAACGCAAACTTATTCGTCGCATTACTTGGTTTATCGCTGTTTCAGTATTGGGGATGCTGTTGTGGTCAATTTTTACTACCGTTGAAGAAATTGCTAAAGCAAAAGGACAGGTTGTTCCGCTCGGACATAGGCAAGTGATCCAAAGCCAACTTGGTGGAACATTGGCGTCGGTGAGTGTTGAAGAAGGTGATGTGGTCAAGCAAGGAGATATTCTCGCTAATTTTGTTGCTATCGACAGCCAGTCTTTAGAAGAAGAACTATCGAGTAAGCAAGCTAATTTAGAGTTGCGCATAGAGCGCTACAACGCTTTTGTTGAGCAGCGCGCTGCTGATTTCTCCGCGTTTGAAAGTGAATACCCTAAATTAGTGCAGCAGCATCAATCAGCGCTAAAAAGAATGAATAATGAGTTAGAGGCAACCTCAGCACTTACTGAATCAGAGATAGCGAAAGCAAAAGCAGAATTAACCGCGGTTGAAAATGAGGTGCCAGCCTTGAGCGACCAAATTGCCGCGTCGCGTAAAACGATTAACATGATGAAGTCTCCTGGTGGCATTCAAGTGGTGTCTAAGCTTCAAGTTTTAGAGGCTCAACAAAAGCTAGATTCTTACGTGCGAGAATTAAAATCGTTAGAAGGCAAAGAGCAGGTATTAAGTAAAACGCTAACAAACTTAAATAAGCAATTAGAGCAAAAGAACGCAGCCTTGTTTAACCAAGTGGGGGAAAAACGTGCCGAGGCGCAAGCTGAGTTGTTAGGCATTGAGGCTCGCTTAAAATCTTCCGGTTCTCAAGTTTCTCAAACTACCGTTTTAGCGCCGGTTGACGGGATTGTGCAATCTATTCCTACAACCTCTTCTGGCAGCGTTATTGCTCCCGGCGGAACGGTTGCGGTGATTGTACCAACCACCAAAGAAGCGCTCATTGAAGCAAAGTTATCTCCGCGTGATATTGGTTTTGTCACAGAAGGCCAAGCGGCAAGAGTAAAAATAGATGCCTTTGATTACAGTCGTTATGGGGCTTTAGATGGGATTGTGCAAAGGATTTCTCCTTCTACTGATACCGATGAAAAGGGGGGCGTTTTCTACAAGGTAAAAATTAGCATAGAAAAACCCTATTTTAACGATGATCCCGAGCGCTTTGGGCTTATTCCTGGGATGACAGGTGAGGTAGATATTGTGACGGGTGATAAAACGGTATTTCAATACTTATGGAAACCGGTATTTACCAACATAACCACTGCCTTTGGTGAACGTTAA